In Lycium ferocissimum isolate CSIRO_LF1 chromosome 11, AGI_CSIRO_Lferr_CH_V1, whole genome shotgun sequence, a single genomic region encodes these proteins:
- the LOC132037012 gene encoding pectinesterase inhibitor-like codes for MALSYNSTSFLIVSLLLISFILTSVKADLIDDVCSKTQHKDVCLSTLKGDPRSKGANLKGLMMISMDLSQKSAQSVRDLVEKLLDEATNPELKSRYSFCCTSYNDAIDNLKKLPDLFKSKDYNGINTHASAALSDPSKCDDKFSGPPAEVPQLKDANDKLRGLIESILVISKLLKGR; via the coding sequence ATGGCACTCTCGTATAACTCTACCTCATTTCTGATAGTTTCTCTACTATTAATCTCCTTCATATTAACAAGTGTGAAAGCCGATTTGATAGATGACGTCTGTTCGAAAACACAACACAAGGATGTATGTTTATCCACTTTAAAGGGCGATCCTCGATCCAAAGGTGCAAATCTTAAAGGTCTTATGATGATCTCAATGGACTTATCACAAAAGAGCGCCCAATCTGTGCGTGATCTTGTTGAAAAGTTGCTTGACGAGGCGACAAACCCAGAATTAAAGTCACGATACTCCTTCTGTTGTACGAGTTATAACGACGCTATTGATAATCTTAAAAAATTGCCAGACTTATTCAAGTCTAAAGACTATAACGGTATCAATACTCATGCTTCCGCTGCTCTAAGTGATCCTTCTAAGTGTGATGATAAATTCTCAGGACCACCCGCTGAAGTGCCCCAACTCAAGGATGCTAATGACAAGCTTCGAGGACTTATTGAAAGTATTTTGGTTATTAGCAAATTATTGAAGGGAAGATGA
- the LOC132038073 gene encoding uncharacterized protein LOC132038073, whose product MGPFIPSKGNKYILVAVNYMLKWVEAIALPNNDASLVVRFLKKNIFMRFGTLRAIISDQVKHKLTIAYHPQTSGQVEVSNREIKRILEKTVSVSRKYWSLKLDDALWAYKTTYKTPIGTSPYKLVFDKTCHLPVELEHRAYWEIKKLNLDLVQAGLGKEREHKASEKSQKNAPGPTLDVQSSETRHIRDGPVKLGQHLMGIFLRLKTPAMDP is encoded by the exons ATGGGACCCTTTATACCATCAAAGGGGAACAAGTACATTCTTGTTGCAGTCAATTACATGTTGAAGTGGGTGGAAGCCATTGCACTCCCCAACAATGATGCTAGTTTGGTAGTGAGATTTCTGAAGAAGAATATTTTCATGAGGTTTGGGACCCTGAGGGCCATCATCAGTGATCAAG TGAAACACAAGTTAACGATTGCTTATCATCCTCAAACAAGTGGTCAAGTGGAGGTGTCCAATCGAGAGATCAAGAGAATCCTAGAGAAGACTGTGAGCGTTAGCAGGAAATATTGGTCGCTAAAGCTTGATGATGCTTTGTGGGCGTACAAAACAACCTACAAGACTCCCATTGGCACCTCTCCATACAAGCTAGTTTTCGATAAGACGTGTCATCTACCGGTTGAACTTGAGCATAGAGCCTATTGGGAAATAAAGAAGTTGAACTTAGACTTGGTACAAGCTG GATTAGGGAAGGAGCGGGAACACAAAGCAAgtgaaaaaagtcaaaaaaatgcTCCAG GACCAACACTTGATGTCCAGAGTTCTGAAACTCGACACATCCGCGATGGACCCGTGAAGCTGGGCCAACACCTGATGGGGATTTTTCTAAGACTAAAAACTCCTGCAATGGACCCGTAA